Proteins from one Nitrobacteraceae bacterium AZCC 2146 genomic window:
- a CDS encoding AcrR family transcriptional regulator (product_source=COG1309; cath_funfam=1.10.10.60; cog=COG1309; pfam=PF00440,PF13305; superfamily=46689,48498), with the protein MSWHKDRRAERGYHHGNLKEALLQAALGLIAEKGPAGFTFADAARTAGVSAAAPYRHFRDRDDLLASIAQRGFEQFEATLTAAWDDGRPDTVTAFERVGKAYLAFARNEPAFYSAMFESGIPVDLNPLLMAASERAFGIIRAAAERLAALTPPGVARPPALMMALHIWTLAHGVASLFGRGDAARRKLPMSPEDLLEAGVLIYLRGLGFPTERRPQAAEAAAEERPAGPWGKAPK; encoded by the coding sequence ATGAGCTGGCACAAGGACCGCCGCGCCGAGCGCGGCTATCATCATGGCAATCTGAAAGAGGCGCTGCTGCAGGCAGCGCTCGGGCTGATCGCGGAGAAGGGGCCGGCGGGCTTCACCTTCGCCGACGCCGCGCGTACGGCCGGCGTCAGCGCCGCCGCGCCGTACCGGCATTTTCGCGATCGCGACGATCTGCTCGCCAGCATTGCGCAACGCGGTTTCGAGCAGTTCGAGGCGACGCTGACCGCGGCCTGGGACGACGGCCGGCCTGACACCGTCACGGCCTTCGAGCGGGTCGGCAAAGCCTATCTGGCCTTCGCCCGCAACGAGCCGGCATTCTATTCGGCGATGTTCGAATCCGGCATTCCCGTCGATCTCAATCCTTTGCTGATGGCGGCGAGCGAGCGCGCCTTCGGAATCATCCGCGCTGCCGCCGAACGGCTTGCCGCGCTGACGCCGCCCGGCGTGGCCCGGCCGCCGGCGCTGATGATGGCGCTGCACATCTGGACGCTGGCGCATGGTGTCGCATCCCTGTTCGGCCGCGGCGATGCGGCGCGGCGAAAACTGCCGATGTCGCCGGAGGACCTGTTGGAGGCTGGCGTGCTGATCTATCTGCGCGGACTGGGGTTTCCGACCGAGCGCCGGCCGCAGGCTGCGGAAGCCGCGGCCGAGGAGCGGCCCGCGGGGCCCTGGGGCAAGGCGCCAAAATAA
- a CDS encoding hypothetical protein (product_source=COG3795; cath_funfam=3.30.70.1060; cog=COG3795; pfam=PF03795; superfamily=54909) produces MRFMMLMIPKGYESAAPGAMPEAEAVAAMMKYNEALKDAGVLITLEGLHPPSMGARVSFPGGKPVVTDGPFAESKEVLGGYWMIDVASRDAAIEWAKRCPAGPNETIEIRQVQEMSDFPADVQEAAAGFEEMQGGSRS; encoded by the coding sequence ATGCGATTCATGATGCTGATGATTCCGAAGGGCTACGAGAGCGCCGCACCCGGCGCGATGCCGGAGGCCGAGGCGGTGGCGGCGATGATGAAATACAATGAGGCGCTGAAGGACGCCGGCGTGCTGATCACGCTCGAGGGTCTGCATCCGCCATCGATGGGCGCGCGGGTCTCCTTCCCCGGCGGCAAGCCTGTCGTCACCGACGGTCCGTTCGCCGAGTCCAAGGAAGTGCTCGGTGGCTACTGGATGATCGACGTCGCCTCGCGCGATGCCGCGATCGAATGGGCCAAGCGATGCCCGGCAGGTCCCAACGAGACCATCGAGATCCGCCAGGTCCAGGAGATGTCGGATTTTCCCGCCGACGTGCAGGAGGCCGCGGCGGGGTTCGAGGAAATGCAGGGCGGCTCGCGATCCTGA
- a CDS encoding hypothetical protein (product_source=COG3795; cath_funfam=3.30.70.1060; cog=COG3795; pfam=PF03795; superfamily=54909), translated as MRFMVIVKASKDTEAGVMPPTELLTAMGKFNEEMVKAGVMQAGEGLHPTSKGARIKYSGNEPAVTHGPFAVTNDLIAGFWLIDVPSKDEAIAWMKRAPFDGGSEIEIRQVFAPDDFGEALTPELREQEERLREQVAKK; from the coding sequence ATGCGTTTTATGGTGATTGTGAAGGCCAGCAAGGATACCGAAGCCGGCGTGATGCCACCGACGGAGTTGCTGACGGCGATGGGCAAGTTCAACGAGGAGATGGTCAAGGCCGGCGTGATGCAGGCGGGAGAGGGGCTGCATCCGACCTCGAAGGGCGCGCGCATCAAGTATTCAGGCAACGAGCCGGCGGTCACCCACGGTCCGTTCGCCGTGACCAATGACCTCATCGCGGGGTTCTGGCTGATTGATGTCCCGTCGAAAGACGAGGCGATCGCGTGGATGAAGCGGGCGCCGTTCGATGGCGGGTCCGAGATCGAAATTCGCCAGGTGTTTGCGCCGGACGATTTCGGCGAAGCCCTGACGCCTGAACTGCGCGAACAGGAAGAGCGCTTGCGCGAGCAGGTCGCGAAGAAATAG
- a CDS encoding ribonuclease Z (product_source=KO:K00784; cath_funfam=3.60.15.10; cog=COG1234; ko=KO:K00784; pfam=PF12706; smart=SM00849; superfamily=56281; transmembrane_helix_parts=Inside_1_19,TMhelix_20_42,Outside_43_345): MHLDSLFGAREDVATWRHLVKLVGLFVSICLMSVIAIPAHAGNPAIKVTLLGTAGPEYFAERLGISTLVEANGRRLLFDVGRGANQRLYESRVNPKDITHIFLTHLHNDHFEGLPELWMTPWFLLGRDHGFDLWGPEGTDQMVKGMRTMFGHDLEKRVNKFNPIANLEIKVHPLAEGVVFDEDGVTVTAFPVEHDDGNPAYGFRIDHAGHSVLLSGDTTLNDNVIKYGAKADVIVHNVIAFSQRLSQMPEMKGVLAKLTTPEQAAEVFKRDAPKMAVFSHIVTKELNGSKGLDEIIARTRAAGYDGPLTMGKDRMTITVGDTVEVLPPRSLDDLPDLDSKLQVFP, translated from the coding sequence ATGCACCTCGACAGTCTATTCGGCGCGCGCGAGGACGTCGCCACATGGAGACACCTCGTGAAACTCGTCGGACTCTTTGTCAGCATCTGTCTCATGTCAGTGATCGCCATTCCGGCTCATGCCGGAAATCCCGCTATCAAGGTGACGTTGCTGGGCACGGCCGGCCCCGAATATTTTGCCGAGCGACTTGGCATCTCCACGCTGGTCGAGGCGAACGGCCGCAGGCTGTTGTTCGATGTTGGACGAGGCGCCAACCAGCGGCTCTACGAAAGCCGCGTCAATCCGAAGGACATCACGCATATCTTTCTCACCCATCTGCACAACGATCATTTCGAAGGCCTGCCTGAGCTGTGGATGACGCCGTGGTTCTTGCTTGGCCGCGACCACGGTTTCGATCTGTGGGGCCCCGAAGGGACCGACCAGATGGTGAAAGGTATGCGGACGATGTTCGGCCACGACCTGGAAAAGCGTGTGAACAAATTCAACCCGATCGCGAATCTCGAGATCAAGGTGCATCCGCTGGCGGAGGGCGTCGTGTTCGACGAGGATGGCGTCACGGTGACGGCCTTTCCGGTCGAACATGACGACGGAAATCCGGCCTACGGGTTTCGGATCGACCATGCCGGCCACAGCGTGCTGCTATCGGGGGACACGACGCTCAATGACAACGTCATCAAGTATGGCGCCAAGGCCGATGTCATTGTGCACAACGTGATCGCATTCAGCCAACGGCTCAGCCAGATGCCGGAGATGAAGGGCGTGTTGGCGAAACTGACGACGCCGGAGCAGGCCGCCGAGGTGTTCAAGCGGGATGCGCCCAAGATGGCGGTGTTCTCCCATATCGTCACCAAGGAGCTCAACGGCAGCAAGGGTCTTGACGAGATCATCGCGCGCACCCGCGCAGCCGGCTACGACGGACCGCTGACGATGGGCAAGGATCGCATGACGATTACCGTCGGCGACACCGTCGAGGTGCTGCCGCCGCGCTCGCTGGACGATCTGCCGGACCTCGACAGCAAGCTGCAGGTGTTTCCGTAA
- a CDS encoding ketosteroid isomerase-like protein (product_source=COG3631; cog=COG3631; pfam=PF12680; superfamily=54427), producing MTSTSKAELIRELFAAYLSNDRKAVEDVLTEDFRFTSPYDDEIDKATYFERCWRNSDWIERHEQERIVVDGDAAFVTYKCMAKGGKSFRNTEFFVFEGDRIRSIDVYFGASYQDGAFEKQTS from the coding sequence ATGACGAGCACCAGCAAGGCCGAGCTCATCCGCGAACTGTTTGCCGCCTACCTCTCGAACGACCGCAAGGCGGTTGAGGATGTCCTCACCGAGGATTTTCGATTCACGAGTCCGTATGACGACGAGATCGACAAGGCCACCTACTTCGAACGATGCTGGCGCAACAGCGACTGGATCGAACGACATGAGCAGGAGCGCATCGTCGTCGACGGCGATGCAGCGTTCGTAACCTACAAATGCATGGCGAAAGGTGGCAAGAGTTTTCGCAACACCGAATTCTTCGTCTTCGAGGGTGATCGAATTAGAAGCATCGATGTCTATTTCGGCGCCAGCTATCAGGATGGTGCATTCGAGAAGCAGACGTCCTGA
- a CDS encoding glutathione S-transferase (product_source=KO:K00799; cath_funfam=1.20.1050.10,3.40.30.10; cog=COG0625; ko=KO:K00799; pfam=PF13410,PF13417; superfamily=47616,52833), with amino-acid sequence MSLTLHFHPLSSFCQKVLTALYENATPFKPQMVELFDPVQRAAFLKLWPIGKFPVLRDEARDRTVPESSIIIDYLAQHYPGPVNLIPSDPEQARRVRARDRFIDLHVHMQVQKIVGDTLRPEGQHDPHGVREARALLQTALGVIDRDIAAAPWAAGETFTMADCAAAPALFYANEVAPFGTTHRNVAAYLQRLMARPSFARVVEEAKPYFHMFPKDKLS; translated from the coding sequence GTGTCACTCACGCTGCATTTTCATCCGCTGTCGTCCTTCTGCCAGAAGGTGCTGACCGCGCTTTACGAAAACGCCACGCCGTTCAAGCCGCAGATGGTCGAGCTGTTCGATCCCGTGCAGCGCGCGGCGTTTCTGAAGCTGTGGCCGATCGGCAAGTTTCCGGTGCTGCGTGACGAGGCCCGGGATCGCACCGTCCCGGAAAGCAGTATCATCATCGACTATCTTGCGCAGCATTATCCCGGTCCGGTAAATCTCATCCCGTCCGACCCCGAACAGGCACGGCGGGTGCGCGCACGCGATCGCTTCATCGATCTTCATGTTCACATGCAGGTGCAGAAGATCGTCGGCGATACTCTGCGGCCAGAGGGCCAGCACGATCCGCATGGCGTGAGGGAGGCGCGGGCCTTGCTGCAGACTGCGCTCGGTGTGATCGACCGCGACATTGCCGCGGCGCCGTGGGCCGCCGGCGAGACCTTCACCATGGCGGATTGCGCGGCGGCGCCGGCATTGTTCTATGCCAACGAGGTGGCGCCGTTCGGCACCACGCATCGCAACGTCGCCGCCTATCTCCAGCGCCTGATGGCGCGGCCGTCTTTTGCTCGCGTGGTGGAGGAGGCCAAGCCGTACTTCCACATGTTTCCGAAGGACAAGTTGTCATGA
- a CDS encoding hypothetical protein (product_source=Hypo-rule applied), whose product MNLLRFLDAISERLRLTIGRAGTYRTDITSNKFPPHC is encoded by the coding sequence ATGAACCTCCTGCGTTTCCTGGATGCGATCTCGGAGCGTCTCCGTCTGACAATAGGACGAGCGGGAACCTATCGCACCGACATAACCAGCAACAAATTCCCGCCGCATTGCTGA
- a CDS encoding hypothetical protein (product_source=Hypo-rule applied; transmembrane_helix_parts=Outside_1_9,TMhelix_10_32,Inside_33_33) — protein sequence MKDARLKAASGVLAQMLAVTAMLVIAGFVFYAR from the coding sequence ATGAAGGATGCCCGTCTCAAGGCAGCCTCGGGGGTGCTCGCGCAAATGCTGGCGGTGACGGCCATGCTCGTCATCGCCGGCTTTGTGTTTTATGCACGGTGA
- a CDS encoding NAD(P)-dependent dehydrogenase (short-subunit alcohol dehydrogenase family) (product_source=COG1028; cath_funfam=3.40.50.720; cog=COG1028; pfam=PF13561; superfamily=51735) has protein sequence MTTTTPRKVALITGAARGIGLAVAKRFLGEGFRVALLDIEGALLEQSFKALGDPDNTMTLHADVADAGAVAKAFAAVQARFGRLDALVNNAGIAIFKPLLETTQADWERVLAVNLTGPFLCTQAAAPLMREHGGGAIVNITSISALRASTLRTAYGTSKAGLAHLTKQFAVELATLGIRVNAVAPGPVETAMAKAVHTPAIRADYHDTIPLNRYGGEEELADAVFFLCSERASYITGQMLAVDGGFEATGIGLPTLRREGSNG, from the coding sequence ATGACCACCACCACACCGCGCAAGGTCGCACTCATCACCGGGGCTGCGCGCGGCATCGGACTCGCGGTAGCGAAGCGATTTCTCGGCGAGGGGTTTCGCGTCGCGCTGCTCGATATCGAAGGCGCGTTGCTCGAGCAGTCCTTCAAGGCGCTGGGCGATCCCGACAACACGATGACCCTGCATGCCGACGTGGCCGATGCCGGCGCGGTGGCGAAGGCGTTTGCCGCGGTGCAGGCGCGGTTCGGCCGGCTCGATGCGCTGGTCAACAATGCCGGCATCGCGATCTTCAAGCCGCTGCTGGAAACCACGCAAGCGGATTGGGAGCGCGTGCTGGCGGTGAATCTCACCGGGCCGTTTCTGTGCACGCAGGCCGCCGCGCCCCTGATGCGCGAGCATGGCGGCGGTGCGATCGTGAATATCACGTCGATTTCGGCGTTGCGCGCGTCGACGCTGCGCACCGCCTACGGCACCAGCAAGGCGGGTCTCGCACATCTGACAAAACAATTCGCGGTCGAGCTCGCCACGCTGGGCATCCGCGTCAATGCAGTTGCGCCCGGCCCGGTGGAGACCGCCATGGCCAAGGCCGTGCATACGCCGGCGATCCGCGCCGACTATCACGACACCATTCCGCTCAATCGCTACGGCGGCGAGGAGGAACTGGCCGACGCAGTATTTTTCCTGTGCAGCGAGCGCGCCAGCTACATCACCGGCCAGATGCTGGCGGTGGATGGCGGCTTCGAGGCCACCGGCATCGGCCTGCCGACGCTGCGCCGCGAGGGCAGCAACGGGTAG
- a CDS encoding DHA1 family bicyclomycin/chloramphenicol resistance-like MFS transporter (product_source=KO:K07552; cath_funfam=1.20.1250.20; cog=COG0477; ko=KO:K07552; pfam=PF07690; superfamily=103473; tigrfam=TIGR00710; transmembrane_helix_parts=Inside_1_11,TMhelix_12_34,Outside_35_43,TMhelix_44_66,Inside_67_72,TMhelix_73_95,Outside_96_98,TMhelix_99_121,Inside_122_133,TMhelix_134_156,Outside_157_159,TMhelix_160_182,Inside_183_216,TMhelix_217_239,Outside_240_248,TMhelix_249_271,Inside_272_277,TMhelix_278_300,Outside_301_305,TMhelix_306_328,Inside_329_340,TMhelix_341_363,Outside_364_366,TMhelix_367_389,Inside_390_400), with amino-acid sequence MTSSFTRNAVVLGLLSAVGPFAIDMYLPALPAIAADLHTSTAATQMTLTVFFIAFGLCQIAYGPLSDVYGRKPPLYAGLALFTLGSIGCALAPSVGWLIAFRFIQGTGAAAMGVIPRAIIRDLHTGVEATKLMALVMLVFSVSPILAPLTGSALIVPFGWRAVFVAVTIVSLIGLVLVASLLPETRPVHERINGSVRNVLGSFAELLRDWHFLGLTFIGGLGMASFFAFLATSSFVYIGHYGLSPTQYSLAFSINAIGFIGASQFAGFLGGRFGMARVVMAAVSAYAGFAVLLLALTLAGFDSLRVLIPLLFVSFAFLGLVIPSTMVLSLENHGPIAGIASALGGTLQMVTGGIMIAVAGLFFDGTSLPMVTTITLTAVGALIVSLATLRKRELATAAAE; translated from the coding sequence ATGACCTCCTCCTTCACCCGCAACGCCGTGGTGCTCGGCCTGCTCTCTGCCGTCGGTCCGTTTGCGATCGACATGTATCTGCCGGCGCTGCCGGCGATCGCGGCCGATCTGCACACCTCCACGGCGGCGACGCAGATGACGCTCACCGTGTTCTTCATCGCCTTCGGCCTGTGCCAGATCGCCTATGGCCCGCTGTCGGATGTCTATGGCCGCAAGCCGCCGCTTTATGCCGGTCTCGCGCTGTTCACCCTGGGCTCGATCGGCTGCGCGCTGGCGCCGAGCGTCGGCTGGCTGATCGCGTTTCGCTTCATCCAGGGTACAGGCGCCGCCGCCATGGGCGTGATCCCGCGCGCGATCATCCGGGATCTGCACACCGGCGTCGAAGCCACAAAATTGATGGCACTGGTGATGCTGGTGTTCTCGGTCTCGCCGATTCTGGCGCCGCTCACCGGCAGCGCGCTGATCGTGCCGTTTGGCTGGCGCGCGGTGTTCGTCGCGGTGACCATTGTCTCGCTGATCGGTCTCGTGCTGGTGGCATCCTTGCTGCCGGAAACCCGTCCTGTCCACGAGCGCATCAATGGCAGCGTCCGCAATGTGCTCGGCAGCTTCGCGGAGCTGCTGCGCGACTGGCACTTTCTCGGCCTCACCTTCATCGGCGGGCTGGGCATGGCGAGCTTCTTCGCGTTCCTGGCGACGTCATCCTTCGTCTATATCGGCCATTATGGGCTCTCGCCGACGCAATACAGCCTGGCGTTCTCCATCAACGCCATCGGCTTCATCGGCGCATCGCAATTCGCCGGCTTCCTCGGCGGCCGCTTCGGCATGGCGCGGGTGGTGATGGCGGCGGTGTCGGCCTATGCGGGTTTCGCGGTGCTGCTGCTGGCGCTGACGCTGGCCGGCTTCGACAGCCTTCGTGTGCTGATTCCGCTGCTGTTCGTGTCGTTCGCGTTCCTCGGCCTGGTGATTCCCTCCACCATGGTGTTGTCGCTGGAAAATCACGGCCCGATCGCCGGCATCGCCAGCGCGCTCGGCGGCACGCTGCAGATGGTCACCGGCGGCATCATGATCGCCGTTGCCGGGCTGTTCTTCGACGGCACCTCATTGCCGATGGTGACGACCATCACGCTGACCGCGGTCGGCGCGCTGATCGTCAGCCTCGCGACGCTGCGCAAGCGCGAACTGGCGACCGCGGCGGCGGAGTAG
- a CDS encoding PhnB protein (product_source=KO:K04750; cog=COG2764; ko=KO:K04750; pfam=PF06983; superfamily=54593) — translation MQVNPYLFYNGNCEEAFKYYEKAIGAKIEVLMVHEGSPAAEHTPPEWMKKILHGKITVDGEVIMGSDAPPGSFHQPQGFSVTLTVDELAEAERKFKALAEGGAVNMPFAPTFFSKSFGMCVDRFGIPWMVICPMDM, via the coding sequence ATGCAGGTCAATCCCTATCTGTTCTACAACGGCAATTGCGAAGAAGCGTTCAAATATTACGAGAAGGCGATCGGCGCCAAGATCGAGGTGCTGATGGTCCATGAGGGCTCGCCTGCGGCGGAGCACACGCCGCCGGAGTGGATGAAGAAAATTCTGCACGGCAAGATCACCGTCGATGGCGAGGTGATCATGGGGTCGGACGCACCTCCCGGCAGTTTCCATCAGCCGCAGGGGTTTTCGGTCACCCTGACGGTCGACGAGCTTGCGGAGGCCGAGCGCAAGTTCAAGGCGCTGGCCGAAGGCGGTGCCGTCAACATGCCGTTCGCGCCGACCTTCTTTTCCAAGAGCTTCGGCATGTGCGTCGATCGGTTCGGCATTCCCTGGATGGTGATTTGTCCGATGGATATGTGA
- a CDS encoding hypothetical protein (product_source=Hypo-rule applied; pfam=PF10604; superfamily=55961; transmembrane_helix_parts=Outside_1_4,TMhelix_5_24,Inside_25_178), which translates to MFETIVIVAVILAIAIAAVLILATTKPDIFRVERTISIEAPPQAIFPLINDFHQWAAWSPYEVKDPAMTRTFSGADSGKGSVYAWDGNKNVGSGRMEITEAAAPGKVAIKLDFFKPFEGHNTAEFTMAPQGEFTTVTWLMYGPCPFMAKIMHVFMNMDRMVGKDFAVGLANLKSITEK; encoded by the coding sequence ATGTTTGAAACCATCGTCATCGTCGCCGTCATTCTGGCTATCGCGATTGCCGCGGTCCTTATTCTCGCCACGACCAAGCCCGATATTTTCCGTGTCGAGCGCACGATCAGCATCGAGGCACCGCCGCAGGCGATCTTTCCGCTGATCAATGATTTTCACCAATGGGCGGCGTGGTCGCCTTATGAAGTGAAGGATCCCGCCATGACGCGCACCTTCAGCGGCGCCGACAGCGGCAAGGGCTCAGTCTATGCGTGGGACGGCAACAAGAATGTCGGTTCCGGCCGGATGGAAATCACCGAGGCTGCGGCGCCCGGCAAGGTCGCGATCAAGCTCGATTTCTTCAAGCCGTTTGAAGGGCATAACACCGCGGAATTCACGATGGCGCCGCAGGGTGAATTCACCACCGTCACATGGCTGATGTACGGTCCTTGTCCGTTCATGGCGAAGATCATGCACGTGTTCATGAACATGGATCGCATGGTCGGCAAGGATTTCGCCGTCGGTCTCGCTAATCTGAAATCCATTACCGAAAAATAA
- a CDS encoding RNA polymerase sigma-70 factor (ECF subfamily) (product_source=KO:K03088; cath_funfam=1.10.10.10,1.10.1740.10,1.25.40.10; cog=COG4941; ko=KO:K03088; pfam=PF04542,PF08281; smart=SM00028; superfamily=48452,88659,88946; tigrfam=TIGR02937) gives MTDLAWIDAALTSARPQALGALLRYFRNLDTAEEAFQNACLRALKTWPQNGPPRDAAAWLIMVGRNVAIDDLRKTSKHDALPDDAAISDLDDAESELAERLDGSHYRDDILRLLFICCHPQLPATQQIALALRIVSGLSVKQIARAFLVSDAAMEQRITRAKAAIAKAEVPFETPGAPERSERLAAVAAMLYLIFNEGYSASGDSIDLRAPLCEEAIRLARLLLKLFPSEPEIMGLAALLLLQHARAAARFDADAALVLLDDQDRSLWNDKMIAEGLALIDKAMRHRRTGPYQIQAAIAALHARAAKPEDTDWAQIELLYGSLEILQPSPVVTLNRSVAVSKVRGPEAALEMIAPLASRLSNYFHFFGVQGAYLMQLGRNDEARIAFNRAIALANTSAEAAHIRMHLDRLMSDSTLKIG, from the coding sequence ATGACCGATCTCGCCTGGATCGATGCAGCGCTGACCTCGGCGCGCCCCCAGGCGCTCGGTGCGCTCTTGCGTTACTTCCGCAATCTCGACACCGCAGAGGAGGCGTTTCAGAACGCCTGCCTGCGCGCGCTGAAGACCTGGCCGCAGAACGGCCCGCCGCGCGATGCCGCGGCGTGGCTGATCATGGTTGGCCGCAATGTCGCCATCGACGATCTCAGAAAGACCAGCAAGCACGACGCGCTGCCGGACGATGCCGCCATTTCCGATCTCGACGATGCTGAGAGCGAACTCGCCGAACGGCTCGATGGCTCGCATTATCGCGACGATATCCTGCGGCTCTTGTTCATCTGCTGCCATCCGCAATTGCCGGCGACGCAGCAGATCGCGCTGGCGCTGCGCATCGTCTCTGGCCTCAGCGTCAAGCAGATCGCCCGCGCGTTCCTGGTCAGCGACGCCGCCATGGAGCAGCGCATCACCCGTGCGAAAGCGGCGATCGCGAAAGCCGAGGTGCCGTTCGAGACCCCGGGCGCGCCGGAACGCAGCGAGCGGCTCGCCGCCGTCGCCGCGATGCTCTATCTGATCTTCAACGAAGGCTATTCCGCGTCAGGCGACAGCATCGACCTGCGCGCGCCGTTGTGCGAGGAGGCCATCCGCCTCGCGCGGCTGCTTTTAAAACTGTTCCCAAGCGAGCCGGAGATCATGGGTCTCGCGGCGCTGTTGCTGCTGCAGCACGCCCGTGCCGCCGCGCGCTTCGATGCCGATGCCGCTTTGGTGCTGCTCGACGATCAGGACCGCAGCCTGTGGAACGACAAGATGATCGCCGAGGGGCTGGCGCTGATCGACAAGGCGATGCGGCATCGTCGCACCGGGCCATATCAGATCCAGGCGGCAATCGCCGCGCTGCATGCCCGTGCCGCCAAGCCCGAAGATACCGACTGGGCGCAGATCGAACTGCTGTATGGCTCGCTGGAAATCCTGCAGCCTTCTCCGGTCGTCACGCTGAATCGCTCCGTCGCCGTTTCAAAAGTGCGCGGTCCGGAAGCCGCGCTGGAGATGATCGCGCCGCTGGCGTCGCGGCTGTCGAATTATTTTCATTTCTTCGGCGTGCAGGGCGCCTATCTGATGCAGCTCGGCCGCAACGACGAGGCCCGCATCGCCTTCAACCGCGCCATCGCGCTGGCCAACACCTCGGCGGAGGCGGCGCATATCCGCATGCATCTGGATCGGTTGATGAGCGACAGCACCTTGAAGATCGGTTGA
- a CDS encoding hypothetical protein (product_source=COG3795; cath_funfam=3.30.70.1060; cog=COG3795; pfam=PF03795; superfamily=54909): protein MLYAILCYHDEAVVGAWSKDEDDAVLSKLAVVHGKLAAQGRLGPVARLLPTTAATTLRKDDPPVVLDGPFAETKEQLLGFYVVEAAALDDALEIARDLGRANPGGAYEIRPIGLFHGGMTTP from the coding sequence ATGCTCTACGCCATTCTCTGCTACCACGACGAAGCCGTAGTCGGCGCCTGGTCCAAGGACGAGGATGATGCCGTGCTGTCGAAGCTCGCCGTGGTCCACGGCAAGCTCGCCGCCCAGGGCAGGCTCGGGCCCGTCGCTCGGCTGCTGCCGACCACGGCGGCCACGACGCTGCGCAAGGACGATCCGCCGGTGGTGCTCGACGGGCCCTTCGCTGAAACGAAGGAACAGCTGCTCGGCTTCTATGTGGTGGAAGCCGCCGCGCTCGACGATGCGCTGGAGATCGCCAGGGATCTCGGCCGTGCCAATCCCGGCGGCGCCTATGAAATCCGTCCGATCGGCCTCTTCCATGGCGGGATGACCACGCCATGA